A section of the Lepus europaeus isolate LE1 chromosome 19, mLepTim1.pri, whole genome shotgun sequence genome encodes:
- the LOC133747566 gene encoding cytoplasmic tRNA 2-thiolation protein 1-like, with protein MPAPPCASCGKARAALRRPRSGQALCGACFCAAFEAEVLRTVLAGRLLPPGAVVAVGASGGKDSTVLAHVLRALAPRLGLALHLVAVDEGIGGYRDAALAAVRRQAARWELPLTVVAYADLFGGWTMDAVARSTAGSGRSRSCCTFCGVLRRRALEEGARRVGATHIVTGHNADDMAETVLMNFLRGDAARLARGGGLGSRGEGGALPRCRPLQLASQKEVVLYAHFRRLDYFSEECVYAPEAFRGHARDLLKRLEAARPSVVLDLVHSAERLALAPAARPPRPGACSRCGALASRALCQACALLDGLNRGRPRLAIGKGRRGLDEERAWGAPGDAEGGVEGARGAPGDEEGGVEGARGAPGEQEGPRGAPGEQEGARGAPGDEEGAVEGAQGAVGEREGDGGGPGAPGDAEGAPSSCDGRVGAACDCE; from the exons ATGCCCGCCCCGCCGTGCGCCTCCTGCGGCAAGGCCCGCGCCGCGCTCCGACGCCCGCGCTCCGGGCAGGCGCTGTGCGGCGCCTGCTTCTGCGCCGCCTTCGAGGCCGAGGTGCTGCGCACGGTGCTCGCGGGCCGCCTGCTGCCGCCGGGCGCCGTGGTGGCCGTGGGCGCCTCCGGGGGCAAGGACTCCACCGTGCTGGCGCACGTGCTGCGCGCCCTCGCGCCGCGCCTGGGCCTCGCGCTGCACCTGGTGGCCGTGGACGAGGGCATCGGCGGCTACCGGGACGCGGCGCTGGCGGCCGTGCGGCGCCAGGCGGCGCGCTGGGAGCTGCCGCTCACCGTCGTGGCCTACGCGGACCTCTTCGGCGGCTGGACCATGGACGCCGTGGCCCGCAGCACGGCCGGCTCGGGCCGCAGCCGCTCCTGCTGCACCTTCTGCGGGGTGCTGCGGCGCCGAGCGCTGGAGGAGGGCGCGCGCCGCGTGGGAGCCACGCACATCGTGACGG GCCACAACGCGGACGACATGGCCGAGACGGTGCTCATGAACTTCCTGCGCGGCGACGCGGCGCGGCTGGCCCGCGGCGGGGGCCTGGGCTCGCGGGGCGAGGGGGGTGCCCTGCCGCGCTGCCGCCCGCTGCAGCTGGCCTCGCAGAAGGAGGTGGTGCTGTACGCGCACTTCCGCCGCCTCGACTACTTCTCCGAGGAGTGCGTGTACGCGCCCGAGGCCTTCCGCGGCCACGCGCGCGACCTGCTCAAGCGCCTGGAGGCGGCGCGGCCGTCCGTGGTGCTGGACCTGGTGCACTCGGCCGAGCGCCTGGCGCTGGCCCCGGCCGCGCGGCCCCCGCGCCCCGGCGCCTGCTCCCGCTGCGGGGCCCTGGCCAGCCGCGCGCTCTGCCAGGCCTGCGCGCTCCTGGACGGCCTGAACCGCGGCCGGCCCCGCCTGGCCATCGGCAAGGGCCGCCGTGGGCTGGATGAGGAGAGGGCCTGGGGGGCGCCGGGGGATGCAGAGGGGGGTGTGGAGGGGGCCCGGGGGGCGCCGGGGGATGAGGAGGGGGGTGTGGAGGGGGCCCGGGGGGCGCCGGGGGAACAGGAGGGGCCCCGGGGGGCGCCGGGGGAACAGGAGGGAGCCCGGGGGGCGCCGGGGGATGAGGAGGGGGCTGTGGAGGGGGCCCAGGGGGCAGTGGGGGAGCGCGAGGGGGATGGAGGGGGCCCAGGGGCGCCGGGGGACGCGGAGGGGGCTCCGTCCTCCTGTGACGGCAGGGTCGGGGCTGCCTGTGACTGTGAATAA